GAGTTAATGGTGCTCCAATTGTGTTTGGTTGTCCTGTATTGTATTTTACGAATTCATCAAAAGGAACTAAACCGTCTTCTGTTTTAAAAGCGAAAGGACTTCTTCCAATGTTTCCTGTTCCTCCACCTCTTCCCCATGAAGCGTATAATACTGATGATAATTTTGTGTTTTCAGAGATTGTGTAATCGTAGTTAAGAGACATTACAGGTTTGCTGTAGAAGTTTCTTGCCCAAGAATACTCTTCACCGTTTTTGTACCCCCAGTCTGAGTTGTATTTAATGTTTGGTTTGTTTTCAGCAGGATTACCATACTGAATGTATGAAGCTAAAGTATTAGCGAAACTTCTTTGGTGGTGCCATTGAGGAGCCCCTGTAAAAGTAAATTGGAAATCGTGTTTGTTATTTTTTGAAGCATAACCAATTCCAATAAAGTAGTTTTGACCTGAGAATTTAGTTCCGTCTACATATCCGTCACCAATAGTGTTGCTGAATAAAACAGAAGCAGAAAGACCATTGCTTAATTTTCCTGTAGAGTAAGAAACAAGGCTTTTAAAGTAATTGTCATTACCAGTTGTAAGCGCTACTGTTCCTCCTTCTTTCATATCTGCAGATCTTGTAACAACGTTAATAGTTCCACCTACAGATGATATAGCTAATTTAGAAGATCCAAGACCTCTTTGAACCTGCATTGCAGAAGTTACGTCTGATAAACCAGCCCAGTTACTCCAGTAAACAGAACTGTTTTCCATATCGTTAACAGGAACCCCGTTAATCATTACGGCAATGTTTCTTTGGTCAAATCCTCTAATGTTAATTCTTGAATCTCCAAATCCACCACCACCTTTTGTAGCGTATACCGAAGGAGTGTTAGCAAGAATTTCAGGGAATTCCTGAGATCCTAATTTTGCCTGAATTTCAGCTGCTTTAATAGTTGAAACTGCTACAGGAGTTTTTCTGTCCTTTGCAATATCGACTACTGTACTTTTAACAACTATCTCACTTAATTCATTAGAATTAGAAGATAAAGCAATAGTTCCTACGTTTGTAGATGAACCATTTGAAACTGTAAATTTTACAGTTTGGTCTTGATAACCCAAGTAAGAAATAATAATTTCTCCTGAATTTGTTGTTGAATTGAGGGTAAATTTACCATCAAAATCGGTAGAAGTTGCCGTAGACGATCCTTTGATGACTACGTTAGCGCCTGGTAGTGCTCCCGTTCCGTCGGTGATTGTACCAGTCACTTTACCTTGAGAAAATACGGTCGAAACTATCATAAAAAATAGTCCAGTCAGTAACCAATTTTTCATTTTCTTCATTTTGTTATTAAGTTTATTGTTTTTGGCAAAATTATAACATTAAAATCAGTTAATGTTATCAAAATGTTAAGAATAAATCGTTTTGCGTATAGTATTGAATATTAAAATGATTATTTGATTTTTTGTTAAACAAAATAGCGATTTGTTGATTTTTTTTGCTTCAAAATTGTTAAATATGTAATTTTATGAATTGATTTGTAGTGTAAAACCTGCAATTATCGTTAAATTTTGTAATTTTTGAGATGCGTTTATACGAAAAAACGCCTTATTTAAAGTTAAAATAAGGCGTTTTAGTCTGTTACAGAATTGTAAACTATTTATTATTTAAAAAATGATTAAGTAAAAATGAAGTTGAGCTGTCATGGTTCTTAACCTTTTTAGAATTGATTTCGTCTAAGATTGAATTTGCTAACTGCTTACCTAATTCAACTCCCCACTGGTCAAAGCTGAAAATATTCCAGATCACGCCCTGAACAAAAATCTTATGTTCGTACAAAGCAATTAACGATCCTAAACTTTTTGGAGTTAGTTTTTGGATTAAAATTGTATTGGTTGGTTTGTTTCCTGTAAATACTTTAAAAGGTAATAAATAAGAAGCTTTTTCTGCAGCAAGACCTTGTTTGTCAAATTCGGCCTGAACCTGTGCAGGTGTTTTTCCGTTCATTAAAGCTTCTGTCTGTGCGAAGAAATTTGACATTAGTTTATCATGATGATCTTCGTTTCCGTAAAGAGGTTTTACAAATCCGATAAAATCTGTCGGGATCAATTTTGTTCCCTGGTGAATTAACTGAAAGAAAGCATGTTGTGAATTCGTTCCCGGCTCTCCCCAGATAATAGTCCCGGTTTGGTAGTTTACCGGCTTCCCGTCACGGCCAACGCTTTTTCCGTTACTTTCCATCGTTGCCTGCTGTAAGTACGGAGCTAGTTTTGATAAATACTGAGTGTAAGGAATTAAAGCTTCACTTTCGGCACCATAAAAATTATTGTACCAAACACTTAGTAAAGCTAAAATTACCGGAATGTTCTGGTCAAATTCAGCCGATTTAAAATGCTCGTCCATTTCATTTGCTCCAACTAATAACTGGTTGTAATTGTCAAAACCAATTGCAAGAGCAATGCTTAAACCAACGGCGCTCCATAAAGAGAATCTTCCGCCAACCCAGTCCCACATTGGGAAAATGTTGTCAGGATTGATTCCAAATTCAGTTACTTTTTGAATGTTAGTTGAAACCGCTACGAAATGTTTTGCGATATCTTCCTGAGAAGCTGATTTTAAAAACCATTCTCTGATAGTTTCAGAATTTGAAAGTGTTTCCTGAGTAGTAAAAGTTTTAGAAACAATTAAAAATAGAGTAGTCTCCGGATTTAATTTTTTGATTATTTCGTTTACGTGATCCCCGTCAACATTAGAAACGAAATGTGTATTTAGGTGATTTTTGTAAAATTGTAAAGCTTCAACAGCCATAACCGGACCAAGATCTGAACCTCCAATTCCAATATTTACAATATCAGTAAAAGCTTTTCCTGTGTATCCTTTTCTTTCACCCGAAATCACTTCGTTTGTAAAATTCCTGATTTTGTTTTTTACTTCGTAAACTTCTTTAATTACATTTTCTCCGTCTACATTAATAACTGCCGTTTCCGGAGCACGTAAAGCGGTGTGAAGAACTGCACGGTTTTCTGTCTTGTTGATTAATTCTCCTCCAAAATAATCAGCAATTGCATTTTTTAATCCAACTGAATTAGCAAGCTCTAGTAATAAAGAAACTGTTTCCTTACTGATATTGTTTTTAGAATAATCAACTAAAAAGTCATTCCATTGTAAGTGAAATTTTTCAGCACGTGCATTATCTTGTTGAAATAATTCCTGTATAGTAGTTCCGTGATTTGCGTTAAAATGATTTTGCAGATTTTTCCACGCTTCAGTCCCGGTTGGGTTTGTAGTGTTTAAAGCCATTTTTATTTTAATTATTTGATTGTTGTTTTTAGATACACAAAAATACTGAAATAACTTTTTAAAAGCTTACAGGTTCATGATTATATAACAATAAGTTGCGAAAACGATTAAGCCTATAAGCCGGATAGATTTAAGATTTTAATTAAGACAACAAATGGAAAAATAATTGAACCGATGATAAATATAGTCTTGCCATGTTTGCGGTCATTTTCATTGTACGAATAGATGCGTTCTCCATTTGGAAGTGTTTTTTTAGATTTCCAAAGCGAATATCCTATAACAATTCCAATTCCGCCTCCCAAAAGTGAAAATAGATAACCCGCAATTATCCAAGGTTTCTGATTTTCTTCTGGTTTAGCCAGAATTTGTAAGCGTTCTTTTTTGAGGGCAGCCAACATTTCAGGATCAATAGCTTTGCCTCGTTCGGTAAGTATTTTTTGAGCTAACTTATAATCAAAAACATTCCATTCGTCAGACTTTAAAAGAACTTCGTATAATTCTTCATCTGAAAAACTCAGGAGATAGTAATCTTTGTCTATTTCGTTAAGGATATTTTCTGTGTCTTTTTCCAGAATGTTTTCGGCTTTTTCAAAATCAGCCGCTTCAATTTTTACTTCATATTGATTTTGTAAGGTGCTTCCTGAAAAAGTAACGTCAACGGGTGGTAAATTATCGGCTAAGAATGTTTTGATATTGTTTTTGTTTAATAATATTTCAAGTTCTTTTGCCTGATCTAATGTTGGAAATTTTCTAAAAGTAGTAAAGTTTTCGGTCATGTGTTTTTAGAGTTGATCGGTTCAATTGATAGAATTAAGTTTTACCAAACCTTCCACCACGGCTTTTTAACTTCCTCGGTTTTTCCTGCTTTATTGATTTCTATTCTTTTTAAAGATTCGAATTTTATTTTAGAATCATCAAAAAACAGTTCGCCTGTTTCACTCATCCCAATTGGCAGATGGGTTCTTTGTTTCCAGTCTTCTGTCTGAAGTTCCGGAATCAAAGCAGCATCGATTTTTTCGCGAAAGCGTTTTTTTGCTTTTTCAATAATTTCTTCTTCAATATTTGAAGTTGAGTTCTTAAAAAGAGGAATAGAATTTTCAGGAATATGTAAAAGAAAAATCTGTGTTTTATGGTCATCTTCCCGAATGTCCAAAACTTTAAAAAATGTATTTGAAGACAAAAGGTAATGCCCGATTTTTGCCGAGTTAGGATTGAAGACCGATAAATCTTTGGCGTCGGCACTGGCAATTAAGTATCTCAAATTACCGGAAATTCCTCCGCCCAAACGCGTCATATCTGTAAAAGCTCTTTCCTTTATTATTTGACCAACTTTGTAATTTGCGATTAAGTTTTCAGGAAGAGTCGTGTCTCTGTAAAATAATTTTAAGCCTGAAAATGTCTCATTAAAAATTGATTCAATTCTTGAATTTTTCATGACTTCTTAATTTTTAAAATTTAAAGTTTACAAATAATCTGATGCAATTAAAGATTTCCAATACTGTCTAACTCTCTTTTTAAAGGCTCCATTTGTTTTAAGAAACGGGTTTTGTCATTTCCGGTTAAAGATTCTCCGGTTGGTAAATTTAGTCGGAGTGCATCTACCTGAACGCCGTTTTTCCAGAATCGGTAACAAACGTGAGGACCGGATGCCAGACCTGTACTGCCGACTAATCCAATAGTTTGTCCTTGTGTAACACGCTGACCGCGCTTTACTAAAATTCTGGACATATGTAGATATTGGGTAGAGTAGGTTCCGTTGTGTTTTACTTTAACAAAATTTCCGTTTCCTGCCGTATATCCGGTTGTTTCTACAACTCCGGATGCTGTTGTTGAGATTGGAGTTCCTGTTGGAGCGGCATAATCTGTACCTTTGTGCGCTTTCCAGGTATGCTGCACAGGATGGAATCTGTTCATGGTAAATCTCGAAGTGATTCGGCTGAATTTAATAGGTGTTTTTAAGAAGAAATTTTTAAGTGTTTTTCCTTCATCATCATAATATTCTACTTTTCCGGAAAGTGTGTCTTTTTCAAAAGGAAAAGCGTAAACTATTTTTCCTTTATATTCAAAAAAGGCGGCTTGCAGGTCTTCAACGCCGTCATACGTTTTTCCATTTATAAACCGTTCCGTGAAAATTAATCCGTAACGATCGCCTTTTTTTAGTTTAAAGAAGTCAATAGACCACGAAAATACTTTTGTAATTCGGCTGGCCAATGCGGTTTCGACACTTTCGTTTCCTAAGGTTTCAGATAATGAACTTTTTAAAACACCTCCAATAATTTTTCTTTTTAAAGTAACCGGTTTTGTTTTTTTATAAGCTTTCGCAATACTGTCGCGCAAATCGACAACGTAATACGTTAAAGCATCCGGCTGATAAATAAAAACCTGAAGTTTATTGGTTTTGTTTTTTGAACGAAGTAAAGTGAAGGGTTTGTTGTAACGAATAGACCGAACATTAAAGGAGTCTTTAACCTGTTCTACAATATTGTGCACTTTTTTGTCTCCAATATTCTGGCTTTGTAAAATAGATCCAAATGAATCTCCTTTTGATATGGTGTCATTAACAATATTAAAATCAGCGTAATTAAAACCGAACTCTATTTTTTTGGTTTTGGGTTTGGTAATTTTGTTTTCAACTATTTTTTCTTCCTTTTTATTACATGAGAAAATAGAAAACAAGACTATTAAAATTACGACTGCTTTTTTCAAACTTTTAATTTTTTTTCTGGGGAATTAAGTGGGTTAATCATTCCCCCAATTGGACAATTCTTCTTCGGTCCACAATTTAGGAAAAAAGATGCGTCTTTGGTATTTTGGATGCATATATTTTTGCCAGTCGCTTCCGCCGGTTGCTTCGCCGTTGCCTTTTCCGCTTTCTAAAATGTATTTAATAGCGGTATTCAGGTGCTGCATAACCCATGTAATGTTCACAGTATGATCATAATGGCGCATAGCTTTGATCAATTCAGGATTTTGCTGGTCTTCAATTGGCAGTTGTGTAAATTTCTGCCAGATATTTTTTGTTTTAAAAGAAGCCATTTGCCGCAAGAACTGATCTTTGTATTTTTTTTCAAACTCATTTAATAAGTATGATTTTTCGCCGGTGTGATAATCTTTTCCGGCAGCCTGCCAGTACAAATGTTCAAAACTGGTTTCAAGATCTGTATTTTCGTCAAAATTTGCTTTGTATCTGCGGTCTGTTAAATTGATGACATCCGTCGAAGCAAATTCGATCATTCTGTATTGTGCGCTTTGAAATCCGCTTGCAGGTGTAAGGGTGTTTCTGAATTTCATGTATTGCTCAACTTCCATTCCGTTTTCCATAATACTGAATGAATTCGTCAGCATATCAAAATAGCGTGTAATTCTTGAAAGTCTTTCGCTGAAAAAATCAACCTGAATATTTTGTGTGTCTGCAATCTGGTCGATTTCCCACAAAATCATTTTAAAGAGTAATTCATTTACCTGATGATACATAATAAATACCATTTCATCAGGAAGTGTTGTGCGTTGTGTTTGTAAATTTAGAAGAGCATCAGTCTGGATATAATCCCAATAGGTAATAGGTTTTGACCAAAGCAATCCTTCTAACTGAACTTCAGTTTTTTGATTTATAGCTTTAAATTTAAGATCAATTTCATTTAAAATTGATTCTGAATGATCGGTTAGATTCATTTACTTTTAACTTTTAACGGATTTTTCAATCCTTTATATTCATCAAGGTCTGCTTTCAGGGATCCTACGGCAAGATCTGCTTTGATTCTAATAGGGACTTTGTTGTCGTCGTCTGTAATCCAAAGCGTTAAACTTTCTTTTTCTTTAAAAACCCTTCCTGTTTGTACAAGTGGTTTAAAAATCATGGTAGAAACCTTTCCAAATTTAGTTGTAATATCTTCACGACCTACATATTTTAACTTAAATTTTGTGATTTCATCGTCAAAGAACATGTCGATGGTAATGGATTCTCCTGATTTTAATTTATCGATATTTGGATGATTCCTTAAAAAGTAAAAAGACGAAACGATATCCTGTACATTATCAGTAGTTACAATTGTTTTTTCCGTCTTTCGTTTGTAATCCTTAACCAGAACTTTGTTGTCGCTTTGATTAAAAAAGCCTTCCTGATTTTTGGTATAACCGCCTTCGTCAATTTTCCTGACGAATCGGTACGGGTTTCCATTTTCTTTGTCAAAATAACTCTCGTAAAGATCTTCTACTTTAAAGAAGAATTTAGACATTCCGGTTGTGTAGCCTTTACCAACCGCATGATGAACTTTTTTGTTGTTTATAGTGGCGTCTTTAATTTCAAGTGTTGCATATCCTGCATTTACGATCCCGTAATGGATCCTGAACTTAAAATATTCTCCTGTTCCAAAGGCGTCTTCTTTCTGCGAATCG
This portion of the Flavobacterium gelatinilyticum genome encodes:
- the pgi gene encoding glucose-6-phosphate isomerase yields the protein MALNTTNPTGTEAWKNLQNHFNANHGTTIQELFQQDNARAEKFHLQWNDFLVDYSKNNISKETVSLLLELANSVGLKNAIADYFGGELINKTENRAVLHTALRAPETAVINVDGENVIKEVYEVKNKIRNFTNEVISGERKGYTGKAFTDIVNIGIGGSDLGPVMAVEALQFYKNHLNTHFVSNVDGDHVNEIIKKLNPETTLFLIVSKTFTTQETLSNSETIREWFLKSASQEDIAKHFVAVSTNIQKVTEFGINPDNIFPMWDWVGGRFSLWSAVGLSIALAIGFDNYNQLLVGANEMDEHFKSAEFDQNIPVILALLSVWYNNFYGAESEALIPYTQYLSKLAPYLQQATMESNGKSVGRDGKPVNYQTGTIIWGEPGTNSQHAFFQLIHQGTKLIPTDFIGFVKPLYGNEDHHDKLMSNFFAQTEALMNGKTPAQVQAEFDKQGLAAEKASYLLPFKVFTGNKPTNTILIQKLTPKSLGSLIALYEHKIFVQGVIWNIFSFDQWGVELGKQLANSILDEINSKKVKNHDSSTSFLLNHFLNNK
- a CDS encoding peptidoglycan DD-metalloendopeptidase family protein, with product MKKAVVILIVLFSIFSCNKKEEKIVENKITKPKTKKIEFGFNYADFNIVNDTISKGDSFGSILQSQNIGDKKVHNIVEQVKDSFNVRSIRYNKPFTLLRSKNKTNKLQVFIYQPDALTYYVVDLRDSIAKAYKKTKPVTLKRKIIGGVLKSSLSETLGNESVETALASRITKVFSWSIDFFKLKKGDRYGLIFTERFINGKTYDGVEDLQAAFFEYKGKIVYAFPFEKDTLSGKVEYYDDEGKTLKNFFLKTPIKFSRITSRFTMNRFHPVQHTWKAHKGTDYAAPTGTPISTTASGVVETTGYTAGNGNFVKVKHNGTYSTQYLHMSRILVKRGQRVTQGQTIGLVGSTGLASGPHVCYRFWKNGVQVDALRLNLPTGESLTGNDKTRFLKQMEPLKRELDSIGNL
- a CDS encoding tryptophan 2,3-dioxygenase family protein; translated protein: MNLTDHSESILNEIDLKFKAINQKTEVQLEGLLWSKPITYWDYIQTDALLNLQTQRTTLPDEMVFIMYHQVNELLFKMILWEIDQIADTQNIQVDFFSERLSRITRYFDMLTNSFSIMENGMEVEQYMKFRNTLTPASGFQSAQYRMIEFASTDVINLTDRRYKANFDENTDLETSFEHLYWQAAGKDYHTGEKSYLLNEFEKKYKDQFLRQMASFKTKNIWQKFTQLPIEDQQNPELIKAMRHYDHTVNITWVMQHLNTAIKYILESGKGNGEATGGSDWQKYMHPKYQRRIFFPKLWTEEELSNWGND
- a CDS encoding DUF3108 domain-containing protein; its protein translation is MKKLVLIILVLTAFGFDSQKEDAFGTGEYFKFRIHYGIVNAGYATLEIKDATINNKKVHHAVGKGYTTGMSKFFFKVEDLYESYFDKENGNPYRFVRKIDEGGYTKNQEGFFNQSDNKVLVKDYKRKTEKTIVTTDNVQDIVSSFYFLRNHPNIDKLKSGESITIDMFFDDEITKFKLKYVGREDITTKFGKVSTMIFKPLVQTGRVFKEKESLTLWITDDDNKVPIRIKADLAVGSLKADLDEYKGLKNPLKVKSK